One Sphingomicrobium marinum genomic window carries:
- the tldD gene encoding metalloprotease TldD has translation MNPRDFLYRDGMLDPDGARALAATHLAAHDDGELYLQYRTSESFLFDDGRLKNADYSGDAGFGLRGVSGETTAFAHANEISAAAIQRAAQTLKLLDPRDGAKAPAPRRTNTAMYGAGDPLTAVAFKDKIALCEKIEAAARARDPRVDQVSVMLTGSWSVIEIVRADGFTATDVRPLVRLGVQVVMKDGDRQESGFHGLGGRYLYDRLMDEATWNRAIDEAIRQADVNLRSVAAPAGEMEVALAPGWCGVLLHEAVGHGLEGDFNRKGTSAFSGRIGERVAAPGVTVIDEGAIADRRGSLTIDDEGTPTGRTVLIEDGILKGYLQDRLNARLMGMEPTGNGRRESFAHAPMPRMTNTFMLGGQDDPEELVSRVKDGIFAKSFGGGQVDITSGKFVFSCTEAYRVKNGKIGDPVKGATLIGDGPTVLTKVKGIGNDMELDEGVGLCGKGGQTVPAGVGQPTLYVDGITVGGTEAA, from the coding sequence ATGAACCCCCGCGACTTTCTATACCGCGACGGCATGCTCGACCCCGACGGGGCACGCGCGCTTGCCGCCACCCATCTCGCCGCCCACGACGACGGCGAACTTTATCTCCAGTATCGCACCAGCGAATCCTTCCTGTTCGATGATGGGCGGCTGAAGAACGCCGACTATTCGGGCGATGCCGGTTTCGGGCTGCGCGGGGTAAGCGGCGAAACCACCGCCTTCGCGCACGCCAACGAGATCAGCGCCGCGGCAATTCAACGCGCCGCGCAGACGCTCAAATTGCTCGATCCACGCGACGGCGCAAAGGCTCCCGCGCCGCGCCGCACCAACACTGCCATGTACGGCGCGGGCGATCCGCTGACGGCGGTTGCGTTCAAGGACAAGATCGCGCTGTGCGAAAAGATCGAAGCGGCAGCGCGCGCGCGTGACCCGCGGGTCGACCAGGTAAGCGTGATGCTGACCGGCAGCTGGAGCGTAATCGAGATCGTGCGCGCCGATGGCTTCACCGCAACCGACGTGCGCCCGCTCGTGCGGCTGGGCGTGCAGGTCGTCATGAAGGACGGCGACCGGCAGGAAAGCGGCTTCCATGGGCTTGGCGGTCGCTATCTCTACGACCGCCTGATGGACGAAGCGACGTGGAACCGCGCCATCGACGAGGCCATCCGCCAGGCCGACGTGAACCTGCGCAGCGTGGCGGCGCCCGCCGGCGAAATGGAAGTCGCGCTGGCGCCAGGCTGGTGCGGAGTTCTCCTCCACGAAGCGGTCGGGCACGGGCTCGAAGGCGATTTCAATCGCAAGGGTACCAGCGCTTTCTCGGGCCGCATCGGCGAACGCGTTGCCGCGCCCGGCGTGACCGTCATCGATGAGGGCGCGATCGCGGATCGCCGCGGCAGCCTGACCATCGACGATGAAGGCACGCCCACCGGTCGCACCGTCCTGATCGAAGACGGCATTCTCAAAGGATATCTGCAGGACCGGCTGAATGCGCGCCTGATGGGCATGGAACCGACCGGCAACGGTCGCCGCGAAAGCTTTGCCCACGCGCCGATGCCGCGCATGACCAACACCTTCATGCTGGGCGGCCAGGACGATCCCGAAGAACTGGTCAGCAGGGTCAAGGACGGCATCTTCGCCAAGAGCTTTGGCGGCGGCCAGGTCGACATCACCAGCGGCAAGTTCGTCTTCAGCTGCACCGAGGCCTACCGCGTCAAAAACGGCAAGATCGGCGATCCCGTGAAGGGCGCGACGCTAATCGGTGACGGGCCCACCGTCCTCACCAAGGTCAAGGGCATCGGCAACGACATGGAACTGGACGAAGGTGTCGGGCTGTGCGGGAAGGGCGGCCAGACCGTCCCAGCGGGCGTCGGCCAGCCCACCCTCTATGTCGACGGCATCACCGTGGGCGGCACCGAGGCGGCGTGA
- a CDS encoding putative signal transducing protein, producing the protein MSLVELKRFGTKVEADLAGHQLDQEDIHYVILDDGMNNVFGGAGLIAVRLMVLDEDYDRAAAVLAALE; encoded by the coding sequence GTGAGCCTCGTCGAACTCAAACGCTTCGGCACCAAGGTAGAAGCCGATCTGGCCGGGCACCAGCTCGACCAGGAAGACATCCACTATGTCATCCTCGATGACGGGATGAACAACGTCTTTGGCGGCGCCGGGCTGATCGCCGTGCGCCTGATGGTGCTCGATGAGGACTATGACCGCGCCGCCGCGGTGCTCGCCGCGCTAGAGTAA
- a CDS encoding TIGR01244 family sulfur transferase has protein sequence MQIRQLNDRLSVGPQIQPEDVAALKEAGFTTIINNRPDGEEPGQPTSGAIEDAVEAAGLTYHHIPVTRGPEHADVEAMGDALASADGKVFAFCRSGMRSCMTSAIARSEAGEEGDALIREAALAGYDISPVAHLL, from the coding sequence ATGCAAATACGCCAGCTTAACGACCGCCTGTCGGTCGGCCCGCAGATCCAGCCCGAGGATGTCGCAGCGCTCAAGGAAGCGGGCTTCACCACGATCATCAACAACCGCCCCGACGGGGAGGAACCCGGCCAGCCAACGAGCGGCGCGATCGAAGATGCGGTGGAGGCAGCCGGGCTGACCTACCATCATATCCCTGTGACGCGCGGGCCCGAACATGCCGATGTCGAGGCGATGGGCGATGCGCTCGCCAGCGCGGACGGCAAGGTGTTTGCTTTTTGCCGCTCGGGGATGCGGTCATGCATGACCAGCGCGATCGCGCGATCCGAAGCTGGCGAAGAAGGCGATGCGCTGATCAGGGAAGCGGCGCTGGCGGGCTACGATATCAGCCCGGTGGCACACTTACTCTAG
- the recQ gene encoding DNA helicase RecQ yields MTDPHQILHDVFGFSSFRGVQGDVVDRVMAGRNTLAVMPTGAGKSLCYQLPAVAKQGTCIVISPLIALMQDQVRSATENGMKAASLTSLSDDWRKVQDDFVRGDLDLLYVAPERATTDGFGRLLEQARISLFAIDEAHCVSEWGHDFRPDYRLLRPLLDHFGAPRLALTATADKRTRADILTQLGIEEEGLIVAGFDRPNIRYHVVPRSGLPSQLKRLAKAHEGAGIVYCPSRAQADRVAEQLRETGRTSGAYHAGLDKPVRQANQEAFVASEDMVMAATIAFGMGIDKPDVRFIAHAGVPKSIEAYYQETGRAGRDGEPAEAWLFWGAEDFARARQRIETETEEGRRHEERARLNAMAAFVEAATCRRAILLKHFGEDPPEICGNCDNCIDPPPTIDVTVVAQKLLSAAFRTEMRFGVGHLADVLAGKETEKVISNGHNHLSVFGIAEDEELALIKPVARSLLARDALRADSYGGLSFGPAAKPILIGGEKLVIAVPPKRKAAKRTAADYPHDPGFEALRAWRRDIATEQGVPPYVVFHDSTLRAVAATRPTTLAMLSQIEGVGDKKLEKYGSSLLKAVEDIDANTPA; encoded by the coding sequence ATGACCGACCCCCACCAAATCCTCCACGACGTCTTCGGCTTTTCCTCGTTTCGCGGGGTGCAGGGGGATGTGGTCGATCGGGTCATGGCGGGCCGAAATACGCTCGCGGTGATGCCGACGGGGGCGGGGAAATCGCTCTGTTACCAGCTGCCCGCCGTCGCCAAGCAGGGGACGTGCATCGTCATTTCGCCGCTGATCGCGTTGATGCAGGACCAGGTGCGTTCGGCCACCGAAAACGGGATGAAGGCGGCGTCGCTCACCTCGCTGAGCGATGACTGGCGTAAGGTGCAGGACGACTTCGTGCGGGGTGACCTGGACCTGCTCTATGTCGCGCCCGAGCGGGCGACGACCGACGGATTCGGGCGGCTGCTGGAGCAGGCGCGCATATCGCTCTTCGCCATCGACGAGGCGCATTGCGTGAGCGAATGGGGGCATGATTTTAGGCCCGATTACCGCCTGCTGCGTCCGCTGCTCGATCATTTCGGGGCGCCGCGTCTCGCGCTCACCGCCACCGCCGACAAGCGCACGCGCGCCGACATCCTCACCCAGCTGGGGATCGAGGAAGAGGGGCTGATCGTCGCGGGCTTCGACCGGCCCAACATACGCTATCACGTCGTCCCGCGATCGGGTCTGCCCAGCCAGCTCAAACGGCTCGCCAAGGCGCATGAGGGCGCAGGCATCGTCTATTGCCCGAGCCGCGCGCAGGCTGACCGCGTCGCCGAGCAGTTGCGCGAGACGGGGCGTACGAGTGGGGCCTATCATGCCGGGCTCGACAAGCCGGTGCGCCAAGCCAACCAGGAAGCTTTCGTTGCCTCCGAGGACATGGTGATGGCGGCGACGATCGCCTTCGGCATGGGGATCGACAAGCCGGACGTGCGCTTCATCGCCCATGCCGGCGTGCCCAAGTCGATCGAGGCCTATTACCAGGAAACCGGCCGCGCGGGGCGCGATGGCGAACCTGCCGAAGCCTGGCTGTTCTGGGGCGCCGAAGACTTCGCCCGCGCCCGCCAGCGGATCGAGACCGAGACCGAAGAGGGTCGTCGCCACGAAGAACGTGCGCGGCTGAACGCGATGGCCGCCTTTGTCGAGGCTGCGACCTGTCGGCGCGCAATCCTGCTCAAACATTTTGGCGAGGATCCGCCCGAGATCTGCGGCAATTGCGACAACTGTATCGACCCGCCGCCGACTATCGACGTCACCGTAGTGGCGCAGAAATTGCTCAGTGCGGCGTTCCGTACCGAGATGCGCTTTGGCGTCGGGCACCTGGCCGATGTGCTGGCGGGCAAGGAGACCGAGAAGGTTATCAGCAACGGCCACAATCATCTGAGCGTGTTCGGGATCGCCGAAGACGAAGAACTTGCGCTCATCAAGCCGGTTGCGCGCTCATTGCTTGCCCGCGACGCGCTGCGCGCCGACAGCTATGGCGGGCTTTCGTTCGGCCCGGCCGCCAAGCCGATCCTGATCGGCGGCGAAAAGCTGGTGATTGCCGTGCCGCCCAAGCGCAAGGCGGCCAAGCGCACGGCAGCGGACTATCCGCACGATCCCGGCTTCGAGGCGCTGCGCGCATGGCGGCGCGACATTGCGACGGAACAGGGCGTCCCGCCTTATGTTGTGTTCCATGACTCCACGCTTCGCGCGGTGGCGGCGACCCGCCCGACCACGCTTGCCATGCTGTCGCAAATCGAAGGCGTCGGCGATAAGAAGCTGGAGAAATACGGGAGTTCGCTCCTCAAGGCCGTGGAGGATATTGATGCAAATACGCCAGCTTAA
- a CDS encoding helicase HerA domain-containing protein codes for MHRDSPPATVTSMTVCVDMGTDPLGKSVTVDLEELLATRLLVQGNSGSGKSHLLRRLLEKCAGQVQQVVIDPEGEFTTLGDKYGHVAIEAAEHSESEIAKLAVRIREHRLSVVLSLEGLETDGQMRCAASFLNALFDAPREFWYPALIVVDEAQMFAPTGGGEVPEDVRRASLSAMTNLMCRGRKRGLAGIIATQRLAKLAKNVAAEASNFLMGRTFLDIDMARAADLLGMERRQAEAIRDLERGQFLGLGPAITRRPLKVMIGAVETGPREGTPTLMPLPEPAENAESLLFDGIEDAPAPAPPPKPELKPLPSEALMAELAASAAAKQAAPKEEAPAKSDDEIETVVTAALRDIVTDEASAGRNASILYQDFTVRCRMGGIGLPPLDLAGFTRRLSAARAGIFEAPDAEYGDALAVAEGLPEDMLGPYLLLARAARDGAPSPSDEELADCYGTASLARARRLLDYMEERDLIVARTDLGGKRSIAIPALGWATTAA; via the coding sequence TTGCATCGCGATTCACCGCCCGCCACAGTCACCTCGATGACCGTTTGCGTAGATATGGGAACCGACCCGCTCGGAAAATCGGTGACCGTCGATCTTGAAGAGCTGCTTGCGACGCGTTTGCTCGTGCAGGGCAATTCGGGGAGCGGGAAGTCGCATCTGCTCCGCCGCTTGCTCGAAAAGTGCGCGGGGCAGGTGCAGCAGGTCGTCATCGATCCCGAGGGCGAATTCACCACGCTCGGCGACAAATATGGCCATGTCGCGATCGAGGCCGCTGAGCATAGCGAGAGCGAAATTGCCAAGCTCGCCGTGCGCATCCGTGAACATCGCCTGTCGGTGGTGCTGAGCCTCGAAGGGCTGGAGACGGACGGGCAGATGCGCTGCGCCGCCAGCTTCCTGAATGCCCTGTTCGATGCCCCGCGCGAGTTCTGGTATCCCGCGCTGATCGTGGTTGACGAAGCGCAGATGTTCGCCCCCACCGGCGGCGGCGAGGTACCCGAGGACGTGCGCCGCGCCAGCCTGTCGGCGATGACCAACCTGATGTGCCGCGGGCGCAAGCGCGGGCTCGCCGGCATTATCGCCACGCAGCGGCTTGCCAAGCTGGCCAAGAATGTCGCGGCGGAGGCCTCCAATTTCCTCATGGGCCGGACTTTTCTCGATATCGACATGGCGCGCGCCGCCGATCTGCTCGGCATGGAACGCCGCCAGGCCGAAGCGATCCGCGATCTGGAACGCGGGCAGTTCTTGGGCCTTGGCCCCGCCATCACGCGGCGGCCGCTAAAGGTAATGATCGGCGCGGTCGAAACCGGCCCGCGCGAGGGCACGCCAACGCTCATGCCGCTCCCTGAACCCGCCGAGAATGCCGAGAGCCTATTGTTCGACGGAATCGAGGATGCACCCGCGCCCGCCCCGCCGCCAAAACCCGAACTCAAGCCGCTGCCGTCCGAAGCGCTGATGGCCGAGCTTGCCGCCAGCGCCGCCGCCAAGCAGGCTGCGCCAAAGGAGGAGGCACCCGCCAAATCGGACGACGAGATCGAAACCGTGGTCACCGCGGCGCTTCGCGACATTGTCACGGACGAAGCGAGCGCGGGGCGCAATGCGTCGATCCTCTACCAGGATTTCACCGTGCGCTGCCGGATGGGCGGGATCGGCCTGCCGCCGCTCGATCTCGCCGGGTTCACCCGTCGCCTCTCCGCCGCGCGCGCGGGCATTTTTGAGGCGCCCGATGCTGAATATGGCGATGCGCTCGCGGTGGCCGAGGGGCTGCCCGAGGATATGCTCGGCCCCTATCTCCTCCTCGCGCGCGCCGCGCGCGACGGCGCGCCGAGCCCGAGCGACGAGGAACTCGCCGACTGCTACGGCACCGCAAGCCTGGCGCGCGCCCGCCGCCTGCTGGACTATATGGAAGAACGCGACCTCATCGTCGCCCGCACCGATCTCGGCGGAAAGCGGAGTATCGCGATACCCGCACTAGGCTGGGCGACGACGGCGGCTTAG